Proteins from one Podospora pseudocomata strain CBS 415.72m chromosome 4, whole genome shotgun sequence genomic window:
- a CDS encoding hypothetical protein (EggNog:ENOG503P85U; COG:T), whose product MDQEAQDNFGAQLWAQQQAQQAQQAQQAQPAQQAQQAQYALQVQMAQQHPPILYPGGRPPVWITNGIGRPIPAGHMYQRYKGGPVKEDTKRLCRFGFQQFRETGHRVSLNEIDLPAYAKDMPPTISWPATYTGPKPSTLYPNILWRKPFEKIFGGAFQPGNTTPAFLENAEAVTARQVMKDYLQTYYNLTYVSVLGWGGNGLACLFRHHDGEGRENEIVVKTSLRGRNENMIRETNFQDKFRDATHIVQLEDLNEYLKPGAIPPVPGSPLPGTHPVQQAPQVILLEYLSHGSLAQVISSLQHRKLTAPNRFLWEMWKCMLRGLLEFEYPPDLYPYDDNGLIDWADMTLPGENNVHFDIDPSNYMVGDIFDGHEDDNHPTVPVLKMSDFGCSTTMDDEQFENPKAMWKYRMYGKFMFYMPEQFTEEWDYVPQLPGELDTRVAAGKFTWKSNLFQAAQSLVCIMSGDYPQTPPHPTKVPWTPSMTGVDEDGNNEPLEEHWSYGAYIYGLEQHIDGHLKSVLVRCLMENPDHRPNWRELLEDADTECERYRTDGDEIGDHDNPDWPRGWEKDDWKAQVPWTDVQLESWIKEAILEPPVLTPDPADMPSPPELPAVLERRRAMRRQHQRQRLFMQWLNSRQASLQARVRAMGQEEYTNYFNVWCKRRDMEEHIEKCYKAVVKLRAWEAQFQMHELLRPADQQGRAWADWTAQANAIHQAHPFISLKPADRGPYVHNIQIAIENFRKMEFNTFVREQPEKINRWVQGQIQRLSQNGQFLSPAEITNMTLQARAQPISIPFPQTPIRKRIRKLQLQVYGPHWHHGLMIGQVAGLDPCPGMVPVGNNHDNFVGPPNLRSQDDPFTPWQSQAELDKLEAMCKKKIIVLPPKQQIRAVQENPLNQQEMADIDNIIAAQPPDPVQQAADANAADIAQNFRGHPPGRDLPDPNAPPPPQAAGAKRKAEDNGEELRRANPIQNQGQRGNAQLQEARDTLTRRVFALQQMGQQVQQQVQQQNQTQAGPAGGAASALARAQGGDAGVRGAAEGGDVQMGGTDDENHGM is encoded by the exons atggaccaagaagctcaagataATTTCGGAGCACAACTATgggcgcagcagcaggcgcaACAGGCGCAACAG GCACAACAGGCACAACCGGCGCAACAGGCACAACAGGCACAGTATGCACTGCAGGTACAAATGGCACAGCAACACCCGCCCATACTGTACCCAGGTGGTCGGCCACCTGTATGGATAACAAACGGCATCGGCAGGCCGATACCGGCAGGGCACATGTACCAGAGATATAAAGGGGGGCCAGTAAAGGAGGACACAAAACGGCTGTGTCGCTTTGGATTTCAGCAATTCCGAGAGACAGGTCATCGGGTCTCCTTGAACGAAATCGACCTTCCAGCCTATGCAAAGGACATGCCCCCAACCATTTCCTGGCCAGCCACGTACACGGGCCCGAAGCCTTCTACCCTTTACCCGAACATCCTCTGGCGTAAGCCTTTTGAGAAGATTTTTGGCGGTGCCTTCCAGCCGGGAAACACGACGCCGGCGTTCCTCGAGAATGCGGAAGCGGTGACTGCTCGGCAGGTGATGAAAGATTACCTCCAAACCTACTACAACCTCACCTACGTATCCGTGCTCGGATGGGGCGGGAACGGGCTGGCGTGCCTGTTCCGGCATCACGATGGCGAGGGTCGTGAGAATGAGATCGTCGTCAAGACGTCCCTGAGGGGTAGGAACGAGAACATGATCAGGGAGACGAATTTCCAAGACAAGTTCAGGGACGCCACGCACATTGTCCAGCTGGAAGACTTGAACGAGTACCTCAAGCCAGGCGCCATACCTCCTGTTCCGGGTTCGCCGCTGCCTGGGACACATCCCGTCCAGCAGGCGCCGCAGGTGATTCTGCTGGAATATCTTAGCCATGGCAGTCTAGCACAGGTGATATCCAGCTTGCAGCATAGGAAACTCACAGCCCCTAATAGGTTCCTGTGGGAAATGTGGAAATGCA TGCTGAGGGGATTGCTCGAGTTCGAGTACCCCCCCGATCTATACCCCTATGACGATAATGGCCTTATAGACTGGGCCGACATGACTCTCCCGGGCGAAAACAATGTCCACTTTGACATTGATCCATCCAACT ATATGGTCGGTGACATATTTGACGGCCATGAAGATGACAACCACCCCACCGTTCCTGTTCTCAAGATGTCGGACTTTGGTTGTTCGACAACCATGGATGACGAACAATTCGAGAATCC GAAAGCAATGTGGAAGTACAGAATGTATGGGAAGTTCATGTTTTATATGCCAGAGCAGTTCACCGAAGAATGGGACTACGTTCCCCAGTTGCCGGGTGAACTGGACACTCGGGTGGCCGCAGGCAAATTCACCTGGAAGTCAAACCTTTTCCAGGCTGCCCAG TCGCTGGTGTGCATCATGTCTGGAGACTATCCCCAGACGCCGCCCCATCCAACAAAAGTGCCTTGGACGCCGAGCATGACCGGTGTTGACGAAGATGGCAACAACGAGCCGCTGGAAGAGCATTGGTCGTACGGGGCTTACATCTATGGCCTAGAACAACACATTGATGGCCACTTGAAATCAGTACTGGTACGTTGTCTGATGGAAAACCCGGATCACCGCCCAAACTggagggagttgttggaggacGCAGACACCGAGTGCGAGAGATACAGGACTGATGGAGATGAAATCGGCGACCACGACAACCCCGACTGGCCTAGAGGCTGGGAAAAAGATGACTGGAAGGCTCAGGTCCCGTGGACAGATGTTCAACTGGAGTCCTGGATCAAGGAGGCAATTCTGGAGCCGCCCGTACTGACCCCAGACCCCGCCGATATGCCTTCACCGCCTGAACTTCCCGCagtgttggagaggaggagggcgatgaggagacAGCACCAGCGTCAAAGGCTCTTCATGCAATGGTTGAACTCCCGACAAGCGAGTTTACAAGCCCGCGTCAGAGCCATGGGCCAAGAAGAGTACACCAACTACTTCAACGTTTGGTGCAAGCGCCGCGACATGGAAGAGCACATCGAGAAGTGTTACAAGGCCGTGGTCAAGCTCAGGGCCTGGGAAGCCCAGTTCCAGATGCACGAGCTCCTCAGACCGGCAGACCAGCAGGGAAGGGCCTGGGCCGACTGGACGGCGCAGGCGAACGCCATCCACCAAGCCCACCCGTTCATCTCGTTAAAACCCGCCGACCGCGGCCCCTACGTCCACAACATCCAAATAGCAATCGAAAACTTCCGCAAGATGGAATTCAACACGTTTGTCCGCGAGCAACCAGAAAAGATCAATCGCTGGGTCCAAGGTCAAATCCAACGGCTATCCCAAAACGGGCAGTTTCTCAGCCCTGCCGAGATCACCAACATGACGCTTCAAGCCCGAGCGCAACCTATCTCTATCCCCTTCCCTCAGACCCCGATCAGGAAACGGATCCGTAAGCTACAGCTGCAGGTGTACGGACCACACTGGCACCACGGCCTCATGATCGGGCAGGTAGCTGGTCTCGATCCCTGCCCTGGAATGGTGCCCGTAGGCAACAACCACGACAACTTTGTCGGCCCGCCCAATCTTAGATCTCAGGACGACCCGTTCACGCCCTGGCAAAGCCAAGCGGAACTAGACAAGCTGGAAGCAAtgtgcaaaaaaaaaattataGTCCTCCCGCCAAAGCAGCAGATCCGAGCCGTGCAGGaaaaccccctcaaccagcAGGAAATGGCGGATATAGACAACATCATCGCTGCGCAGCCACCTGATCCGGTGCAGCAAGCTGCCGACGCCAACGCGGCTGATATTGCGCAGAACTTCCGCGGTCATCCTCCTGGACGTGACCTCCCTGATCCTAAtgctcccccgccgccacaGGCGGCGGgagcgaagaggaaggcggaggaTAATGGTGAGGAGCTGAGGAGGGCTAATCCTATACAGAACCAGGGACAGAGGGGGAACGCCCAGCTTCAGGAGGCGAGGGATACGCTTACTAGGCGGGTTTTTGCTTTGCAACAGATGGGGCAGCAGGTTCAGCAGCAGGTTCAGCAGCAGAACCAGACGCAGGCTGGGCCGGCGGGGGGAGCGGCGTCGGCGTTAGCGAGGGCGCAGGGGGGGGATGCTGGTGTGaggggggcggcggaggggggtgatgttcAGATGGGGGGGACGGATGATGAAAATCATGGTATGTAA
- a CDS encoding hypothetical protein (EggNog:ENOG503P04U; COG:S), protein MRLLTVGPEARNTQPPQLKFVNFNDCSPDIPDYAILSHTWDDSTEVALQQLPLFHRHAASSRRLRQVRITIPILFAASLWSLLSYTVGEVPLYLAFLTTCLLVLSLMLVSCYLAFHLYFVSTQDEQDTCQLVKKKQPGYSKILQTCIKARFDHNVRYAWVDTCCIDKSSSAELTKSINSMYDYYAKAKVCFVYLCDLEPAGDDLGKALPKCRWFTRGWTLQELIAPKHVIFFDREWNERGTKASLSGLLSEITGIPEELLKGETTCGDYAVARRMSWASKRVTTREEDTAYCLLGIFDVRMSLLYGEGMGAFQRLQKVILESTADRSIFIWTEDEDERKDCTGNDRGGNECRIKAASKPHPWSAILAKSPRPFECARNLEVSVTDSIYRDLSIGPRGIKMVVSLVYLVSKVGEDDGNKCILEAFSSLNGEIVGVMVRKISGGRTLVETATLATKFETVFPFSKGCDPVVGNRHGALRLRLDPSLIVNECRAMPRTHWDIHDNVFFGTNKTSKAWCGFFVHGQLADTPTTCIPINLFVGCIRWNIKRPSIILASLEDLDPGFRVLLEYQLDRLEFESCRKAEAVMMSVLDGRLSGTATVVETCAVDQSQIPSSNGGGTVFDKRRIFQINGPATSSPGWHYRVPSTGENVRVEVNLELEEEEDDTVCVNPVTMLNLRLKLLEEDSTVKSMGLWDS, encoded by the exons ATGCGCCTTCTCACTGTTGGTCCCGAAGCCAGGAACACGCAACCTCCTCAGCTAAAATTCGTCAACTTCAATGACTGCAGTCCCGACATTCCCGATTACGCCATCCTCTCTCACACCTGGGATGACTCTACCGAAGTTGCTCTACAACAGTTGCCCCTGTTTCACCGCCATGCTGCTTCCTCTCGGCGGCTGAGACAGGTCAGAATCACCATACCGATACTATTCGCCGCCAGCTTATGGTCACTCCTCTCCTACACGGTCGGTGAAGTCCCACTCTACCTAGCTTTTCTGACGACGTGTCTGCTGGTGCTATCCCTGATGCTGGTCTCCTGCTATCTAGCCTTTCACCTCTATTTCGTTTCAACCCAGGACGAACAAGACACCTGTCAGctcgtcaagaagaagcagccgGGTTATTCCAAGATTCTGCAGACGTGCATCAAGGCCCGTTTCGATCATAATGTCCGTTACGCGTGGGTGGACACCTGCTGTATCGACAAGAGCTCCTCCGCCGAGCTCACCAAGTCGATCAATTCCATGTACGATTACTATGCCAAAGCAAAGGTCTGCTTCGTCTACCTCTGCGACTTGGAGCCTGCTGGGGATGACTTGGGAAAAGCCCTCCCCAAATGCAGGTGGTTTACCAGGGGCTGGACCCTCCAGGAGCTGATCGCGCCCAAACACGTCATCTTCTTTGACAGGGAATGGAATGAGCGCGGCACGAAGGCCAGCTTGAGTGGGTTGCTGTCGGAAATCACGGGCATACCGGAGGAGCtgttgaagggggagacaACATGTGGTGATTATGCTGTTGCTAGACGCATGAGCTGGGCTTCGAAGAGGGTAACGACaagggaggaggacacgGCGTACTGTCTGCTTGGGATCTTTGATGTGAGGATGTCGTTGTTGTATGGGGAGGGAATGGGTGCGTTTCAGCGGCTGCAAAAGGTTATTTTGGAGTCGACGGCGGATCGGAGTATTTTCATATGGaccgaggacgaagatgagCGGAAGGACTGTACCGGAAACGACAGGGGCGGCAACGAGTGTCGTATCAAGGCAGCAAGCAAGCCGCATCCTTGGTCGGCTATTCTTGCAAAGTCTCCGCGGCCGTTTGAATGCGCGAGGAATCTCGAGGTCAGTGTGACTGACTCTATCTACCGCGATTTAAGCATCGGGCCGAGGGGCATCAAGATGGTTGTCAGTCTGGTATATCTCGTCAGCAAGGTCGGCGAAGACGATGGGAACAAGTGTATCCTGGAAGCTTTTAGCTCTTTAAACGGCGAAATTGTTGGTGTGATGGTTCGTAAGATATCCGGTGGCCG GACCCTTGTGGAGACTGCAACATTGGCGACCAAATTCGAGACAGTGTTTCCATTCAGTAAGGGCTGCGATCCTGTCGTTGGAAATAGACATGGCGCGTTGAGACTGCGGCTGGATCCGTCCTTGATCGTCAACGAGTGTCGAGCCATGCCTCGAACACATTGGGACATCCACGACAACGTCTTTTTCGgcaccaacaagacaagCAAGGCTTGGTGCGGCTTCTTCGTCCACGGGCAGTTGGCCGATactcccaccacctgcaTTCCTATCAATTTGTTTGTGGGGTGTATTCGCTGGAATATCAAAAGGCCCTCCATCATTCTGGCAAGCTTGGAAGACCTGGATCCTGGCTTCAGAGTGTTGCTGGAGTATCAGCTGGATAGGCTTGAGTTTGAAAGTTGCCGTAAGGCCGAGGCAGTCATGATGAGTGTATTGGATGGGCGGCTGAGTGGTACGGCAACTGTGGTGGAAACATGCGCGGTGGACCAGAGTCAAATTCCGAGTTCCAACGGTGGAGGGACGGTCTTTGATAAGCGGAGAATCTTCCAAATCAACGGACCGGCCACCTCTTCACCCGGATGGCATTATCGGGTTCCCTCTACTGGGGAGAATGTGCGAGTCGAAGTGAATCtcgagttggaggaggaggaggacgataCTGTCTGCGTCAATCCGGTTACCATGCTAAATCTTCGGTTGAAGCTGCTGGAAGAGGATAGCACTGTAAAAAGCATGGGGCTATGGGATAGCTGA
- a CDS encoding hypothetical protein (COG:S; EggNog:ENOG503P0EN), with translation MRMRYVDFLAMVGLATARREYRPASLKMSCSQLVRDRIDPLVNPGVLGTPHIHQIVGGNSFNTTMDPLTHDPATLSTCTTCTFTDDFSNYWTAIMYFRARNNTYHRVPQLGSLFHESAREGGMTIYYFPQFVNPKPGTIKAFAPGFRMRVGHPDRVHPVNESGHPRPEHKPTALYDGITYTCLETEGTRFTNLTSSFPPHPCPSGILTTLPFPPCWDGKNLDSPDHQSHVSFAEGGTVGYTQGGKCPASHPVMIPQIMLETRWDTTLFNDPDLWPEEQGKQPFLWSFGDGVGYGHHGDYVFGWRGDSLQRTFDRVDCSGDQICGLPVQTIERANGCFGERRVVEGVDGWLGEMPGGVVVRD, from the exons atgaggatgagatacGTCGATTTTCTTGCCATGGTCGGGCTGGCCACGGCTCGGAGGGAATACCGCCCAGCATCCCTCAAGATGTCGTGTTCCCAGCTGGTCAGAGACCGTATCGATCC TCTCGTCAACCCCGGCGTCCTCGGCACCCCCCACATCCACCAAATCGTCGGAGGcaactccttcaacaccaccatggaccccctcacccacgaCCcagccaccctctccacctgcACCACCTGCACCTTCACAGACGACTTCTCCAACTACTGGACCGCCATCATGTACTTCCGCGCCCGCAACAACACCTACCACCGCGTCCCCCAACTCGGCTCCCTCTTCCACGAGTCCGCCCGCGAAGGCGGCATGACAATCTACTACTTTCCCCAATTCGTCAACCCCAAACCCGGCACGATCAAAGCCTTTGCCCCGGGCTTCCGCATGCGAGTAGGCCACCCCGACCGCGTCCACCCCGTCAACGAATCCGGACATCCTCGACCAGAACACAAACCCACGGCTCTCTACGACGGCATAACGTACACCTGCCTCGAAACCGAAGGAACCcgcttcaccaacctcacctcttccttcccaccccacccctgcccctccgGAATCctaaccaccctccccttccccccctgcTGGGACGGTAAAAACCTCGACAGCCCCGACCACCAATCCCATGTCTCCTTTGCAGAGGGCGGCACGGTAGGGTACACCCAAGGGGGGAAATGTCCGGCTTCCCATCCGGTGATGATACCGCAAATCATGCTCGAGACACGATGGGACACCACCCTTTTCAACGATCCCGATCTCTGGCCGGAAGAACAAGGGAAACAGCCGTTTTTGTGGAgctttggggatggggttgggtatGGACATCATGGGGATTACGTCTtcgggtggaggggggatagTCTGCAGAGGACGTTTGACAGGGTGGATTGCTCCGGGGATCAGATTTGCGGGTTGCCGGTGCAGACGATCGAAAGGGCGAATGGGTGttttggggagaggagggtggtggagggggtggatgggtggttgggggagatgcctgggggggtggttgtgagggATTGA
- a CDS encoding hypothetical protein (EggNog:ENOG503PTEN), whose product MPRRRDFPQREENPNRRIDAWDDGFAPPHQMPRQRSPSPRRSRPSNRYPPRTRQFTPSPPPYNDDYHHSPRPRTGGGGANQDYFHDHPLNNSNPNPDHHRGRTSHGQQQRPPLMRSKSTSAKEFLVTGLEKVQHMSPRWQKAAQAAVQAGGLAAFQARKQPGDWVGTKGVKVATAAFTAGLASSKMHKERGRDREYERDRSYERDRSRDRSRGRDRDRERNRPTGGQRRGSNLDAIGNMVGGFVAEQFAKRAQKDRR is encoded by the coding sequence ATGCCCCGACGTCGTGACTTTCCCCAACGTGAAGAGAACCCCAACCGCCGCATCGACGCCTGGGACGACGgttttgctcctcctcatcaaatGCCCCGCCaacgctccccctccccccgtcGCTCGCGACCCTCAAACCGCTACCCTCCCCGAACAAGACAATTCACCCCCTCGCCACCCCCCTACAATGACGActaccaccactccccccgccctcgcaccggtggtggtggcgcaaACCAAGATTACTTCCAcgaccaccccctcaacaacagcaaccctaaccctgaccaccaccgcggcCGAACATCACAcggtcaacaacaacggccgCCGTTGATGAGGTCAAAGTCGACTTCGGCAAAAGAGTTCTTGGTGACAGGGTTGGAAAAGGTGCAGCATATGAGCCCGAGGTGGCAAAAGGCTGCGCAGGCCGCGGTGCAggcgggggggttggcggcgTTTCAGGCGAGGAAGCAGCCGGGGGATTGGGTTGGGACTAAGGGGGTCAAGGTTGCCACCGCGGCTTTTACGGCTGGGTTGGCGAGCAGTAAGATGCATAAGGAGAGGGGACGGGATAGGGAGTATGAGAGGGATAGGAGTTATGAGAGGGATAGGAGCCGGGATAGGAGCCGGGGGAGGGATCGGGACAGGGAGAGGAACAGGCCGACGGGGGgccagaggagggggagtaaCCTGGATGCTATTGGGAATATggttgggggttttgtggCTGAGCAGTTTGCGAAGAGGGCGCAGAAGGATAGAAGGTAA
- the GUF1 gene encoding Translation factor guf1 mitochondrial (COG:J; EggNog:ENOG503NVHB), whose translation MRCTCPGGLLSSRMRMRPWLVQRQCLLASRPAALGGSLCLRTLSSLSPTATTTTRISSLPPSRQPLLPPPIPQLRRAASSTPTTKDGPLERKSASLEERISKIPISRYRNFCIVAHIDHGKSTLSDRLLEHTGTILPGQDNKQVLDKLDVERERGITVKAQTCTMIWNYPKDGQDYLLHLVDTPGHVDFRAEVTRSYASCGGAILLVDASQGVQAQTVANFYLAFAQGLSLVPVVNKVDLPTADVDRALGQMEEVFELDCKDAVKVSAKTGKGVGDILPAVVERVRAPEGDLDKPLRMLLVDSWYDTFRGVVLLVRVFDGTVRAGDRLVSFATGNEYAVGEVGIQYPGAVPQRCLRAGQVGYVFFNPGMKRIQDAKIGDTFTVKGKEKEVEAYPGFEEPKPMVFVAAFPTDQGDYEKLKDSIGQLVLNDRSITLQKDHSDALGAGWRLGFLGSLHCSVFQDRLRGEYGSDIIITEPAVPVRIVWSDGKEEIITNPAEFPDGEDHRLKRATLYEPVVAATITLPEEYLGRVMELCESVRGVQKSVEFFNATQVILKYELPTASLVDDLFGKLKGATKGYATLDYEDAGWRESNLVKLNLLVNKEPVDAIARVVHNSQVERLGRQWVTKFKEHVDRQMFEVIIQAAAGRRVVARETLKPFRKDVLAKLHASDIGRRRKLLDKQKAGRKRLRAVGNVVIDQSAFQKFLTK comes from the exons ATGAGGTGCACATGCCCCGGTGGTCTCCTCAGCAGCCGAATGCGTATGCGACCATGGCTGGTGCAGCGGCAATGTCTGTTGGCCTCGAGGCCGGCAGCTCTTGGAGGTAGCCTCTGCCTTCGAACTctttcttccctctccccgacggcgacgacgacgacgagaatatcctcccttcctccatctcgacaacctctcctccccccaccaatACCCCAACTACGCCGGGCggcatcctcaacccccacaACCAAAGACGGCCCCCTAGAACGAAAATCTGCCTCCCTCGAGGAGCGGATCTCCAAAATCCCCATATCCCGCTATCGCAATTTCTGCATCGTCGCGCACATCGACCACGGGAAATCAACACTTTCCGACCGCCTGCTCGAACACACGggcaccatcctccccggtCAAGACAACAAACAGGTCCTGGATAAACTCGATGttgagagggaaagggggataACGGTCAAGGCGCAGACGTGTACGATGATATGGAACTACCCCAAGGATGGCCAGGATTATTTGCTCCATCTAGTTGACACACCCGGGCATGTTGATTTCAGGGCGGAGGTTACGAGGAGTTATGCCAGCTGTGGGGGAGCGATCTTGCTCGTGGACGCCAGTCAGGGGGTTCAAGCCCAAACGGTGGCAAACTTTTATTTGGCGTTTGCCCAGGGACTGAGTCTAGTGCCGGTGGTCAACAAAGTCGATCTGCCCACTGCTGATGTGGACAGGGCGTTGGggcagatggaggaggtgtttgagTTGGATTGCAAGGATGCTGTGAAAGTCAGCGCGaagacggggaagggggtgggggatatCCTACCGgctgtggtggagagggtgagggcgcCCGAGGGGGATTTGGACAAGCCGCtgaggatgttgttggtggatAGCTGGTATGACACCTttcggggggtggtgcttcTGGTGAGGGTGTTTGACGGGACGGTGAGGGCGGGGGATCGGCTGGTTAGTTTTGCGACGGGGAATGAGTatgctgttggggaggtgggcaTACAGTATCCTGGGGCGGTGCCGCAGAGGTGCCTGAGGGCGGGACAGGTGGGGTATGTGTTTTTTAATCCGGGCATGAAGAGGATACAAGACGCGAAAATAGGGGATACGTTTACTGtcaaagggaaagaaaaggaggtggaggcgtaTCCTGGGTTTGAGGAGCCGAAGCCGATGGTTTTTGTGGCGGCTTTTCCGACGGATCAGGGGGATTACGAGAAGTTGAAGGATAGCATCGGGCAACTGGTGCTGAATGACAGGAGTATCACTCTGCAAAAGGACCATTCCGACGCGCTGGGGgcggggtggaggttggggtttttggggagcCTGCACTGTAGCGTTTTTCAGGACcggttgaggggggagtaCGGGAGCGATATCATTATTACGGAGCCGGCGGTGCCGGTCAGGATTGTCTGGAGtgatgggaaggaggagatcatcaccaacccggCTGAGTTTCCAGATGGGGAGGATCACAGGCTGAAAAGGGCGACGCTGTATGAGCCGGTTGTGGCGGCGACGATCACGCTGCCGGAGGAGTACTTGGGGCGGGTGATGGAGCTTTGTGAGAGCGTGAGGGGGGTGCAGAAGAGCGTCGAGTTTTTCAATGCCACGCAGGTCATTCTCAAGTATGAGTTGCCGACGGCGAGTTTGGTGGATGACCTGTTTGGCAAGTTGAAGGGGGCCACGAAGGGGTATGCGACGCTGGATTATGAGGATgcggggtggagggagagcaACCTGGTTAAGCTGAACTTGCTCGTGAACAAGGAGCCGGTGGATGCAATCGCGAGGGTGGTGCACAACAGccaggtggagaggttgggaaggCAGTGGGTGACCAAGTTCAAGGAGCACGTTGACAGGCAGATGTTTG AGGTCATCATCCAAGCCGCGGCAGGCAGGAGAGTCGTCGCCAGAGAGACTCTCAAACCCTTCAGAAAAGACGTCTTGGCCAAGCTGCACGCCAGCGACATTGGCCGAAGGAGAAAGCTGCTCGACAAGCAAAAGGCCGGTCGCAAGAGGTTACGAGCTGTGGGCAACGTCGTGATTGACCAGTCGGCATTCCAGAAGTTCTTGACAAAGTGA